From a region of the Enterobacter cancerogenus genome:
- the fliD gene encoding flagellar filament capping protein FliD: MADFSSIDPQTLAQQMAMMSITALQNQLGTKTSTLNSQQKALDSLRTALTDFRSAMSGLNGTGSGMLKNAATTSRDGVATVTAGTTASKGTYNIQVNALASAHQVGFDGMSDEYIKNASGTLDITVGEETLTVDLTDMSSLSDLTKAINGNEDNPGVTASLMRTDGKVTLMLSSDESGVANEITVGGSAGFGQGTLTPKEISPARDAELKMGDMTFTSSSNKLDKLIEGVTIDLTATTDGKPLTITVGTDTAGTTEQLQGFIDSYNTLKDTLKKLTQSGNDKEERGAFAGDATISSLDRELNDTLRKVFGDARMSDFGITADKDGKLELDSKKLDEALKADPHKINDLFNGKEGLLSGMDKSLDRYLNSTNGLLKGRQEVLDRQQGDIDTKTEAMNARYESSYNRYLKQFTQLQKAMTSMNSTMSMFGLA, from the coding sequence ATGGCAGATTTCAGCAGTATCGACCCCCAAACGCTGGCGCAGCAGATGGCGATGATGTCAATCACAGCGCTGCAGAACCAGCTCGGCACCAAAACGTCTACGCTCAATAGCCAGCAAAAAGCGCTGGACTCTCTGCGTACTGCGTTAACTGATTTCCGTAGTGCAATGAGCGGGCTAAACGGAACCGGTAGCGGCATGTTAAAAAATGCTGCCACTACCAGTCGTGACGGGGTCGCGACCGTGACCGCAGGCACGACTGCTTCGAAAGGGACCTACAATATTCAGGTTAACGCGCTTGCCTCAGCGCACCAGGTTGGTTTCGATGGCATGTCGGATGAGTACATTAAAAACGCTTCCGGCACGCTGGATATTACCGTGGGCGAAGAAACGCTCACCGTTGACCTGACGGACATGTCTAGCCTGAGCGATCTGACCAAGGCAATCAACGGCAATGAAGATAACCCTGGTGTCACCGCGTCGCTGATGCGCACGGATGGCAAAGTGACCCTCATGCTGAGCAGCGACGAGAGCGGTGTGGCCAATGAAATCACCGTTGGCGGCAGCGCAGGTTTCGGGCAGGGGACCTTAACGCCAAAAGAAATTTCTCCTGCGCGTGATGCTGAACTTAAGATGGGCGATATGACTTTCACCAGCAGCTCGAACAAGCTCGATAAGCTGATTGAAGGCGTCACGATTGATTTAACCGCCACCACCGACGGCAAGCCGCTCACCATCACCGTTGGCACCGATACTGCAGGTACGACGGAGCAGCTGCAAGGCTTTATCGATTCCTATAACACTCTGAAAGATACCCTTAAAAAGCTGACCCAGAGCGGAAACGATAAGGAAGAGCGCGGCGCGTTTGCCGGTGATGCCACCATTTCTTCGCTCGATCGCGAGTTGAACGACACCCTGCGTAAAGTGTTTGGCGATGCGCGTATGTCCGATTTCGGCATCACCGCTGATAAAGACGGCAAGCTTGAGCTTGATAGCAAAAAGCTTGATGAGGCGCTGAAGGCCGATCCCCACAAGATTAACGATCTCTTTAACGGCAAAGAGGGGCTGCTGTCCGGCATGGATAAATCCCTCGACCGCTACCTGAACTCCACCAACGGCTTGCTGAAGGGCCGTCAGGAAGTGCTTGACCGACAGCAGGGCGATATCG
- a CDS encoding flagellin N-terminal helical domain-containing protein encodes MALSIFTNASSMASVNALNKSNSMLSTAMERLGTGKRINSAADDAAGLQIATRLQGQSNGMAVAQRNISDATALMQTAEGAFDEVSNIMYRMKDLATQAANDTNQEKDRDAINQELNELNSELNNIMKNTSYGGEKLFASGGKFTKEMNFQIGSTADEKMTVDLSKEFKVSASGASGAATSMIDADGNFTGISASGSKYLSTVSGASGASATTTIDLKDAEAAQAFMKDLESTLNSVGNVRAKLGANINRLGHTAANLANMKDNTDLAIGNIQNADFASEASSMTQNQMLVQTSMSMLKQSNSMSGMVMSLLG; translated from the coding sequence ATGGCACTTTCTATTTTTACTAACGCCTCTTCCATGGCTTCTGTTAACGCGCTGAATAAATCCAACAGCATGCTGTCTACTGCAATGGAGCGTCTGGGTACCGGTAAACGCATCAACTCCGCAGCGGATGACGCAGCAGGCCTGCAGATCGCTACCCGTCTTCAGGGTCAGTCCAACGGTATGGCCGTTGCACAGCGCAACATCTCTGATGCAACCGCGCTGATGCAGACCGCTGAAGGCGCGTTTGATGAAGTAAGCAACATTATGTACCGCATGAAAGACCTGGCAACCCAGGCAGCGAACGACACGAACCAGGAAAAAGACCGTGATGCGATCAACCAGGAACTGAACGAACTGAATTCAGAACTGAACAACATCATGAAAAACACCTCTTACGGCGGCGAAAAACTTTTCGCTTCCGGCGGTAAATTCACCAAAGAGATGAACTTCCAGATCGGTTCAACCGCAGATGAGAAGATGACCGTCGATCTGTCCAAAGAATTCAAAGTTTCCGCATCTGGCGCATCCGGTGCTGCCACTTCCATGATCGACGCAGATGGTAACTTCACCGGTATTAGCGCGTCCGGCTCTAAATACCTGTCTACCGTAAGCGGCGCGAGCGGCGCATCAGCAACAACTACCATCGACCTTAAAGATGCTGAAGCGGCACAGGCCTTTATGAAAGACCTGGAATCTACCCTGAACAGCGTCGGTAACGTACGTGCGAAGCTGGGTGCCAACATTAACCGTCTGGGCCATACCGCGGCGAACCTCGCGAATATGAAAGACAACACCGACCTGGCGATTGGTAACATTCAGAACGCTGATTTCGCGTCTGAAGCGTCGAGCATGACGCAGAACCAGATGCTGGTACAAACCAGTATGTCCATGCTGAAGCAGTCCAACAGCATGTCCGGTATGGTCATGTCCCTGCTGGGCTAA
- a CDS encoding winged helix-turn-helix domain-containing protein, whose translation MNKTYYSINNWLVDLPSGAIISLVTGERKRLGEYQLKLLDVLVNNAGKILTREELTTLVWERRVIGNNSLPNAIHALRTALEDDGKAQKIIKTIPKKGYLLEQAWCRAVEHDSEDIEPPAAQVEEVVTEEPDILPPAPDLLVQPEPEAVQLQAMTFQDAPRPRRHHLFIALLVFIVVAISGAAGWQYATSQGSRLIATEQETGVYSNIRIYEISEANRLAMNKEDFYSKIKDSLYAINQQLKPQSVQMTVYYQSINQTLNYTFALKSRCDSKQLVMAIYHWRIDPTQLNNLILRETRRKISEMETCS comes from the coding sequence ATGAATAAAACCTATTATTCAATCAACAACTGGTTAGTCGATTTACCCTCAGGCGCGATTATTAGCCTTGTTACAGGTGAAAGAAAACGTCTGGGCGAGTATCAATTAAAGCTACTTGATGTCCTTGTAAACAATGCCGGAAAAATACTGACCCGAGAAGAACTTACCACCCTCGTCTGGGAGCGGCGGGTTATCGGGAATAATAGCCTTCCAAACGCCATTCACGCATTACGCACCGCGCTGGAAGATGATGGCAAAGCTCAAAAAATTATTAAAACCATTCCCAAAAAAGGGTATTTGCTGGAGCAGGCCTGGTGCCGCGCCGTTGAGCATGACAGTGAAGACATCGAGCCGCCCGCCGCGCAGGTTGAGGAGGTTGTGACCGAGGAGCCAGACATACTGCCGCCCGCGCCGGATCTCCTCGTTCAGCCGGAGCCGGAAGCCGTTCAGCTCCAGGCGATGACCTTTCAGGACGCACCGCGGCCACGGCGTCATCACCTGTTCATCGCTTTACTGGTTTTCATCGTGGTGGCTATCAGCGGGGCGGCGGGCTGGCAATACGCCACATCGCAGGGTTCACGCCTGATCGCAACCGAACAGGAGACGGGCGTTTACAGCAATATCCGCATCTACGAGATCTCCGAAGCCAACCGCCTGGCGATGAATAAAGAGGATTTTTACAGCAAGATTAAAGATTCGCTTTACGCCATTAATCAGCAACTCAAGCCGCAGTCAGTGCAGATGACCGTCTATTACCAGAGCATCAACCAGACGCTGAACTACACCTTCGCGTTAAAAAGCCGCTGCGACAGCAAACAGCTGGTGATGGCGATCTACCACTGGCGCATCGACCCGACGCAACTGAACAATCTCATACTTCGCGAAACGAGGAGGAAAATCAGTGAGATGGAAACCTGTTCTTAA